One genomic region from Cellulomonas fengjieae encodes:
- a CDS encoding DUF948 domain-containing protein: MSVGDIAGLIAAIAFVLLVGVVAVPLLKLGRVLDETRTSVKEITDHTVPVLDEAATLVASSNTQLANIDTVTTAAAQVSENVSALTSLFAATLGGPLIKVAAFSYGVRTALSGLAASARRGR, from the coding sequence ATGTCGGTCGGTGACATCGCGGGTCTGATCGCCGCGATCGCGTTCGTGCTGCTCGTGGGCGTCGTGGCGGTGCCGTTGCTCAAGCTCGGGCGCGTGCTGGACGAGACCCGGACCTCCGTCAAGGAGATCACCGACCACACGGTCCCGGTGCTCGACGAGGCGGCCACGCTCGTCGCGTCGTCCAACACCCAGCTGGCGAACATCGACACCGTCACCACGGCGGCCGCGCAGGTCTCGGAGAACGTCTCCGCACTCACGTCGCTGTTCGCCGCGACGCTCGGCGGACCGCTGATCAAGGTGGCCGCCTTCTCCTACGGCGTGCGCACGGCGCTGTCGGGGCTCGCGGCGAGCGCGCGTCGGGGTCGATGA
- the rpsD gene encoding 30S ribosomal protein S4: MSSVTRSRRQVRLSRALGLALTPKAVKHFEKRPYPPGEHGRARRRTESDYAVRLREKQRLRAQYALREKQMARAYEDARKAPGLTGEALVENLETRLDALVLRSGFARTILQARQVVVHRHILVDGKIVDRPSFRVKPGQTLQVKPKSQATVPFQVAAAGAHRDVLPTVPGYLDVQLEKLSSVLVRAPKRAEIPVTCEVQLVVEYYAR; the protein is encoded by the coding sequence GTGAGCAGCGTGACCCGCTCGCGTCGCCAGGTGCGCCTTTCCCGCGCCCTCGGCCTCGCGCTGACGCCCAAGGCCGTCAAGCACTTCGAGAAGCGGCCGTACCCCCCCGGCGAGCACGGCCGTGCGCGTCGTCGCACCGAGTCCGACTACGCCGTCCGCCTTCGTGAGAAGCAGCGTCTGCGTGCGCAGTACGCGCTTCGCGAGAAGCAGATGGCTCGCGCGTACGAGGACGCTCGCAAGGCCCCGGGCCTGACCGGTGAGGCGCTCGTCGAGAACCTCGAGACCCGCCTGGACGCCCTCGTCCTGCGCTCTGGCTTCGCCCGCACCATCCTGCAGGCCCGCCAGGTCGTCGTGCACCGCCACATCCTGGTCGACGGCAAGATCGTGGACCGTCCCTCCTTCCGCGTGAAGCCGGGCCAGACGCTCCAGGTCAAGCCGAAGAGCCAGGCCACCGTGCCGTTCCAGGTCGCCGCCGCCGGTGCGCACCGCGACGTGCTGCCCACGGTCCCGGGCTACCTCGACGTGCAGCTCGAGAAGCTCAGCTCCGTGCTCGTGCGCGCCCCGAAGCGCGCGGAGATCCCCGTGACCTGCGAGGTCCAGCTGGTCGTGGAGTACTACGCCCGCTGA
- a CDS encoding replication-associated recombination protein A: MDLFDAVTSTAAGLPAVGAGAPLAVRMRPRDLSEVAGQEHLLVGGSPLRRLVEPANEAARRAAPTSVVLWGPPGTGKTTLAYLIAATSGRRFVELSAVTAGVKDVRAVIEDARRRLATDGTETVLFIDEVHRFTKAQQDALLPSVENRWVTLVAATTENPSFSVNSPLLSRSLLLTLQPLDTDDVRRLVRRAVEDERGLEGSITLAEDAEDHLLRLAGGDARKALTILEAAAGSALSEPDAVLPVLVDLATMERAIDVAAVRYDRDGDQHYDVISAFIKSMRGSDVDASLHYLARMIAAGEDPRFIARRIVIAAAEDVGMADPSALQTAVAAAQAVALIGMPEARIILAEAVVHLATAPKSNAAYTGIDRALADVRAGRIGSVPAHLRDAHYPGAKELGHGTKYLYAHDQPHAVAAQQYLPDELVGTRYYEPSDRGYERQVTERLDRIRAILDESS, translated from the coding sequence ATGGACCTGTTCGATGCGGTGACGTCGACGGCCGCCGGGCTGCCCGCGGTCGGGGCCGGTGCACCCCTCGCCGTCCGCATGCGCCCGCGTGACCTGAGCGAGGTCGCGGGCCAGGAGCACCTGCTCGTCGGCGGGTCGCCGTTGCGCCGGCTCGTCGAACCTGCCAACGAGGCCGCGCGGCGGGCCGCGCCGACGTCGGTCGTGCTCTGGGGACCGCCCGGAACCGGCAAGACCACGCTCGCGTACCTGATCGCCGCGACGTCGGGCCGGCGCTTCGTGGAGCTGTCGGCGGTCACGGCCGGGGTCAAGGACGTGCGGGCCGTGATCGAGGACGCCCGCCGCCGGCTGGCCACCGACGGCACCGAGACCGTCCTGTTCATCGACGAGGTGCACCGGTTCACCAAGGCGCAGCAGGACGCGCTGCTGCCGAGCGTCGAGAACCGGTGGGTCACGCTCGTCGCGGCGACCACGGAGAACCCGTCGTTCTCGGTGAACTCGCCGCTGCTGTCCCGGTCGCTGCTGCTCACGCTCCAGCCGCTGGACACCGACGACGTCCGCCGGCTGGTGCGCCGCGCGGTCGAGGACGAGCGTGGCCTCGAGGGGTCGATCACGCTCGCCGAGGACGCCGAGGACCACCTGCTGCGCCTGGCCGGCGGCGACGCCCGCAAGGCGCTGACCATCCTGGAGGCCGCCGCGGGATCGGCGCTGTCCGAGCCCGACGCCGTTCTGCCCGTGCTGGTCGACCTGGCGACCATGGAGCGCGCCATCGACGTCGCCGCGGTGCGCTACGACCGCGACGGTGACCAGCACTACGACGTCATCAGCGCCTTCATCAAGTCCATGCGCGGGTCCGACGTCGATGCCTCCCTGCACTACCTCGCGCGCATGATCGCGGCGGGGGAGGACCCGCGGTTCATCGCGCGCCGGATCGTCATCGCCGCGGCGGAGGACGTCGGCATGGCGGACCCGAGCGCCCTGCAGACGGCGGTCGCCGCGGCGCAGGCGGTCGCGCTCATCGGCATGCCCGAGGCCCGGATCATCCTGGCGGAGGCCGTGGTGCACCTGGCGACCGCGCCGAAGTCCAACGCCGCCTACACGGGGATCGACCGCGCGCTGGCGGACGTGCGCGCCGGACGCATCGGGTCGGTGCCCGCCCACCTGCGCGACGCGCACTACCCGGGCGCCAAGGAGCTGGGCCACGGCACGAAGTACCTCTACGCACACGACCAGCCGCACGCGGTGGCGGCCCAGCAGTACCTGCCCGACGAGCTGGTGGGCACGCGCTACTACGAGCCGAGCGACCGGGGCTACGAGCGCCAGGTCACCGAGCGCCTGGACCGGATCCGCGCCATCCTCGACGAGTCGTCCTGA
- a CDS encoding MMPL family transporter: MARVFARVGRAVAHHPRLTIVAWLVFAVLGYGLAVLGVHGENLFDRLSTGAPGVPGSQSDEGFRILEESDDAGVSLTLVLDGVDPADPEVATELAAVRQDVAAVDGVVTVIDPLALPGGATNPAAAPLLADNGDGLLVVVELSPDLSDTEQQAALDAVQDRLEQVPADLRGTAPGATGIVGGTTLIIDAITDQVQTDLRTGETIALPVALLIMVLVFGGFLAASMPMVGAVASIAGGLAALLGFSYVMDLDSSVVNIVTVLGLGLSIDWGLLMVSRFREELHHLVDDDGGSRSRRRRGDGAVLAAIERTMSTAGRTVTFSALIVAISIAGLLAFEPPILRAFGAASVAVILVAVATALTLVPALLVLAGRRLIRPSVLARVPGLRGILSRTADVQTEEGLFSRLAARVQRRPWTVLLASLAVLGVLSLPLAHLELRNSTTELLPSGSTQREFVETLASDYPAASSPAITVVAQTSLDDATGWAATLGDLDGVASVDAPSPVDAYVVIGVRPDTDDPGDAVARDVVQQLRDLDAPFPTWVTGQAASQIDFTAAVVERAPWAIGIVAVACLVLLFLMTGSVVVPIKALLTNVVSLAASLGVLVWVFQDGHLSGLLNFTPTGGIETYVVALVIAFGFGLAMDYEVFLLARIKELVDQGVPNDDAVRLGLQRSGRIITSAALIVIVVFAGFVAGELLVIKEVGFSLAVAVLIDATLVRMLLVPATMTLLGRANWWAPPFLRRAHDRAAITH; the protein is encoded by the coding sequence ATGGCCCGCGTGTTCGCCCGCGTAGGTCGCGCAGTTGCCCATCACCCTCGCCTCACGATCGTGGCCTGGCTCGTCTTCGCCGTGCTCGGCTACGGCCTGGCGGTCCTCGGCGTGCACGGCGAGAACCTGTTCGACCGGCTGAGCACCGGCGCCCCCGGGGTGCCCGGCTCGCAGAGCGACGAGGGCTTCCGGATTCTCGAGGAGTCCGACGACGCGGGTGTCTCGCTCACGCTCGTCCTGGACGGCGTCGACCCGGCGGACCCCGAGGTGGCGACCGAGCTCGCGGCAGTGCGCCAGGACGTCGCGGCCGTCGACGGCGTGGTCACCGTGATCGACCCGCTCGCGCTGCCCGGCGGTGCCACCAACCCGGCGGCCGCGCCCCTGCTCGCCGACAACGGCGACGGGCTGCTCGTCGTGGTCGAGCTGTCCCCCGACCTGTCCGACACGGAGCAGCAGGCGGCGCTCGACGCCGTGCAGGATCGGCTCGAGCAGGTACCGGCCGACCTGCGCGGGACGGCCCCGGGCGCCACCGGGATCGTCGGCGGCACCACGCTGATCATCGACGCGATCACCGACCAGGTGCAGACCGACCTGCGCACGGGCGAGACCATCGCGCTGCCCGTCGCCCTGCTGATCATGGTGCTCGTGTTCGGCGGCTTCCTCGCCGCCTCGATGCCGATGGTGGGCGCGGTGGCCTCGATCGCCGGGGGCCTGGCGGCGCTGCTCGGCTTCTCCTACGTGATGGACCTCGACTCGTCCGTCGTCAACATCGTCACCGTGCTCGGGCTCGGCCTGTCGATCGACTGGGGACTGCTGATGGTGTCGCGGTTCCGCGAGGAGCTGCACCACCTCGTCGACGACGACGGGGGCTCGCGCAGCCGGCGGCGGCGCGGCGACGGCGCGGTGCTCGCGGCCATCGAGCGGACGATGTCGACGGCCGGGCGCACCGTCACGTTCTCGGCGCTGATCGTCGCCATCTCGATCGCCGGGCTCCTCGCCTTCGAGCCGCCGATCCTGCGGGCGTTCGGCGCGGCCAGCGTCGCGGTGATCCTCGTCGCGGTCGCCACGGCACTGACCCTGGTCCCCGCGCTCCTCGTGCTCGCCGGGCGACGCCTCATCCGCCCGAGCGTCCTGGCACGGGTCCCCGGCCTGCGGGGCATCCTCTCGCGCACGGCCGACGTGCAGACAGAGGAGGGCCTGTTCTCCCGGCTCGCGGCGCGCGTGCAGCGCCGTCCGTGGACCGTGCTGCTCGCGTCGCTGGCCGTGCTGGGGGTCCTGTCGCTGCCGCTCGCGCACCTCGAGCTGCGCAACTCGACCACCGAGCTGCTGCCGAGCGGGAGCACCCAGCGCGAGTTCGTCGAGACGCTCGCGAGCGACTACCCCGCCGCGTCCTCCCCCGCGATCACGGTCGTCGCCCAGACGTCGCTCGACGACGCCACCGGGTGGGCCGCGACGCTGGGCGACCTCGACGGGGTGGCGAGCGTGGACGCGCCGTCCCCCGTCGACGCCTACGTCGTGATCGGTGTCCGGCCCGACACCGACGACCCCGGTGACGCCGTGGCGCGCGACGTCGTGCAGCAGCTGCGTGACCTGGACGCCCCGTTCCCCACGTGGGTGACCGGTCAGGCCGCGTCCCAGATCGACTTCACGGCCGCCGTCGTGGAACGGGCGCCCTGGGCGATCGGCATCGTCGCGGTCGCGTGCCTGGTCCTGCTGTTCCTCATGACCGGGTCCGTGGTCGTGCCGATCAAGGCGCTGCTCACCAACGTGGTCTCGCTCGCCGCCTCGCTGGGTGTGCTGGTCTGGGTGTTCCAGGACGGGCACCTGTCCGGGCTGCTCAACTTCACGCCGACCGGAGGCATCGAGACGTACGTGGTGGCCCTGGTCATCGCGTTCGGCTTCGGGCTGGCGATGGACTACGAGGTGTTCCTGCTCGCCCGCATCAAGGAGCTCGTCGACCAGGGCGTCCCGAACGACGACGCGGTGCGGCTCGGGCTGCAGCGCTCCGGCCGCATCATCACGTCGGCCGCGCTCATCGTCATCGTCGTGTTCGCCGGCTTCGTCGCCGGCGAGCTGCTGGTGATCAAGGAGGTCGGCTTCTCGCTGGCCGTCGCGGTGCTGATCGACGCGACCCTCGTCCGGATGCTCCTGGTCCCGGCCACCATGACGCTGCTGGGGCGGGCGAACTGGTGGGCACCCCCGTTCCTGCGCCGTGCGCACGACAGGGCCGCGATCACGCACTGA
- a CDS encoding GNAT family N-acetyltransferase — protein sequence MADLLEVLPPRWRQDRILLGDRVRWDAVEVVGDDDAVLLLVGGPDRPSLLGRGDPDLVERLVDGLDVGPARWMSVPRGAHPSAETVARLGLVPFSTWEWLSTDVVPPAVDGEGAVRALDLDADAEAIRACLREANPGTSADPAGPHEIGWWGVEADGVLGGVVGVVERGGPGDGRSWHLHGLGVRPRLRGTGTGTALTAAVVRAALTAGASWVSLGMYAQNDTARRLYRRLGFRIDAEFRSFAPPEADRPPG from the coding sequence ATGGCGGACCTGCTCGAGGTCCTGCCGCCCCGGTGGCGGCAGGACCGGATCCTCCTGGGCGACCGTGTCCGCTGGGACGCGGTCGAGGTCGTCGGGGACGACGACGCCGTCCTGCTGCTCGTCGGCGGACCGGACCGGCCGAGCCTGCTCGGCCGCGGCGACCCCGACCTCGTCGAGCGCCTGGTGGACGGCCTCGACGTGGGTCCGGCCCGCTGGATGAGCGTCCCGCGTGGCGCGCACCCGAGCGCGGAGACGGTCGCCCGGCTCGGGCTCGTCCCGTTCTCCACGTGGGAGTGGCTGTCGACGGACGTCGTGCCTCCGGCGGTCGACGGGGAGGGCGCCGTGCGCGCGCTCGACCTCGACGCGGACGCCGAGGCCATCCGAGCGTGCCTGCGGGAGGCCAACCCGGGGACGTCCGCGGACCCGGCAGGTCCCCACGAGATCGGCTGGTGGGGCGTCGAGGCGGACGGCGTGCTGGGCGGGGTGGTGGGCGTCGTCGAGCGCGGTGGACCCGGGGACGGACGGTCGTGGCACCTGCACGGTCTGGGTGTGCGGCCCCGCCTGCGGGGGACGGGCACCGGCACGGCACTGACGGCGGCGGTGGTCCGCGCCGCGCTGACGGCCGGCGCGTCGTGGGTGTCGCTCGGCATGTACGCGCAGAACGACACCGCCCGACGGCTCTACCGCCGGCTCGGCTTCCGCATCGACGCCGAGTTCCGGTCGTTCGCGCCGCCGGAGGCCGACCGGCCGCCGGGCTGA
- the aspS gene encoding aspartate--tRNA ligase produces the protein MLRTHTAGSLRAEDIGTTVTLTGWVDRRRDHGGVAFVDLRDASGIAQVVIRDEAVAHGLRAEYVLQVTGEVGRRPAGNENPNLATGEIELVASEVVVLNESAPLPFQVSSSLDEVVGEEARLKYRYLDLRRPAPSHAMRLRAKANQAARRVLDAQDFVEVETPTLTRSTPEGARDFLVPARLSPGSWYALPQSPQLFKQLLMVGGLERYYQIARCYRDEDFRADRQPEFTQLDVEMSFVEQDDVIALGEQILVALWELIGVTIPTPIPRITFAESMARYGNDKPDLRFGLELVELTSFFSETPFRVFQAPYVGAVVQPGGGSTPRRGFDAWQEWAKQRGAKGLAYVTVGEDGELGGPVAKNISEAERAGLVAAVGANPGDAVFFAAGPVNDARALLGAARLEIGRRGGLIDENEWKFVWVVDAPLFKPTGEDDDVAVGGGAWTAVHHAFTSPTPEWIDTFEQDPGAALAYAYDIVCNGNEIGGGSIRIHRRDVQERVFTVMGIGPQEAQEKFGFLLDAFQFGAPPHGGIAFGWDRILALLTGSESIRDVIAFPKSGGGYDPLTQAPAPITPEQRREAGVDAKPKVAPEA, from the coding sequence GTGCTCCGCACCCACACCGCCGGCTCGCTGCGAGCCGAGGACATCGGCACCACCGTCACCCTCACGGGCTGGGTGGACCGGCGTCGCGATCACGGTGGGGTGGCGTTCGTGGACCTGCGCGACGCCTCGGGCATCGCCCAGGTCGTCATCCGCGACGAGGCCGTCGCGCACGGGCTGCGCGCGGAGTACGTGCTGCAGGTGACGGGCGAGGTCGGTCGCCGCCCGGCCGGCAACGAGAACCCGAACCTGGCCACCGGTGAGATCGAGCTCGTCGCCAGCGAGGTCGTCGTGCTCAACGAGTCGGCCCCGCTGCCGTTCCAGGTCTCGTCCTCGCTCGACGAGGTCGTCGGCGAGGAGGCGAGGCTCAAGTACCGGTACCTCGACCTGCGTCGCCCGGCACCGTCGCACGCGATGCGCCTGCGGGCCAAGGCCAACCAGGCAGCCCGTCGGGTGCTGGACGCGCAGGACTTCGTCGAGGTCGAGACCCCGACCCTGACCCGCTCGACCCCCGAGGGCGCCCGCGACTTCCTGGTCCCGGCGCGGCTGTCGCCCGGCTCCTGGTACGCGCTGCCGCAGTCGCCGCAGCTGTTCAAGCAGCTGCTCATGGTGGGTGGGCTGGAGCGGTACTACCAGATCGCCCGCTGCTACCGCGACGAGGACTTCCGCGCGGACCGCCAGCCGGAGTTCACGCAGCTCGACGTCGAGATGAGCTTCGTCGAGCAGGACGACGTCATCGCGCTCGGCGAGCAGATCCTGGTGGCGCTCTGGGAGCTCATCGGCGTGACGATCCCGACCCCGATCCCGCGGATCACGTTCGCGGAGTCGATGGCGCGCTACGGGAACGACAAGCCGGACCTGCGCTTCGGGCTCGAGCTCGTCGAGCTCACGTCGTTCTTCTCGGAGACGCCGTTCCGGGTCTTCCAGGCGCCCTACGTCGGTGCGGTCGTGCAGCCCGGCGGTGGCTCGACGCCTCGCCGCGGGTTCGACGCCTGGCAGGAGTGGGCCAAGCAGCGCGGCGCCAAGGGCCTCGCGTACGTGACGGTCGGCGAGGACGGCGAGCTGGGCGGCCCGGTCGCCAAGAACATCTCCGAGGCGGAGCGCGCAGGCCTCGTGGCCGCCGTCGGCGCCAACCCCGGTGACGCCGTCTTCTTCGCGGCCGGACCGGTCAACGACGCCCGGGCGCTGCTGGGTGCGGCGCGTCTGGAGATCGGCCGGCGCGGCGGGCTGATCGACGAGAACGAGTGGAAGTTCGTCTGGGTCGTCGACGCGCCGCTGTTCAAGCCGACCGGCGAGGACGACGACGTCGCGGTCGGCGGCGGCGCCTGGACCGCCGTGCACCACGCGTTCACGTCGCCCACGCCCGAGTGGATCGACACCTTCGAGCAGGACCCGGGTGCCGCGCTGGCCTACGCCTACGACATCGTCTGCAACGGCAACGAGATCGGCGGCGGGTCCATCCGTATCCACCGCCGGGACGTGCAGGAGCGCGTGTTCACGGTCATGGGGATCGGGCCGCAGGAGGCGCAGGAGAAGTTCGGCTTCCTGCTCGACGCCTTCCAGTTCGGTGCGCCGCCGCACGGCGGGATCGCGTTCGGCTGGGACCGCATCCTCGCCCTGCTGACGGGCTCGGAGTCCATCCGCGACGTCATCGCGTTCCCGAAGTCCGGTGGCGGCTACGACCCGCTGACGCAGGCGCCCGCCCCGATCACGCCGGAGCAGCGCCGCGAGGCCGGCGTGGACGCCAAGCCGAAGGTCGCACCCGAGGCCTGA
- a CDS encoding DUF6571 family protein has translation MVKVSIDVEAAQGVSKAFRTFYDDAMDEWTAVANAASSALVSTASLKALQDPLVLISLSANDLDSRVELAQLYNTGDSGHVPSGGVLTYELSGSSDSMESVKEQLGKELAENLQKIAPYGDYLDRDDVEAYDYYVGLLEKYEADPSVMTGMFEELGPEGVVQLPIMLKDFADQYQRDLGGKSDDDLFWDEDTPMSEHISEMQQKFIESLGTGFGNYTRTPGFDEDEYANGIVDAVKNRTGESFGLSQVLRYGEYDSAFLVNVGEGLYEFEKEEGGSGPIWGNQLNSEVANWQIGTDGDTKYYDPFIGLFEAMGRNPEASLDFLNPDSGGDDAQERAKYFIEERTWRADDFNALGLALDSASTAFHKAGDPNAERAAWVASATIKFLGERDGDPVIGDAGKDSLGHILATYVADIDAAAAGAEGGLGTHDAPRNSPWQATYPIGADFDFDALRKVMGEVLTDTGAASQLGAATAALNADRLNWAAENWGGEGTDTGYLQAAVNNGATLQGFILKTMGAGLSDEAKDADEQAQAFIDMASDVVGLVPTGGTFASFLSDQAKGAGQDWVSDKFTGNESRVDAEQHKVREVAWTDQQIALAIALAEAGKLPEGSMTNIDGVTHQWFDSGTFSADDLADPSVRDAFTLWLTGGSLGSTPTALIPDLAAMFDRGVERAG, from the coding sequence ATGGTCAAGGTCTCGATCGACGTCGAGGCGGCGCAGGGCGTCAGCAAGGCGTTCCGCACGTTCTACGACGACGCGATGGACGAGTGGACCGCCGTGGCCAACGCGGCGTCGAGCGCGCTCGTGAGCACGGCGTCCCTCAAGGCGCTCCAGGACCCGCTGGTCCTCATCTCCCTGTCCGCGAACGACCTGGACTCGCGGGTCGAGCTGGCCCAGCTCTACAACACGGGCGACAGCGGCCATGTCCCGAGCGGCGGGGTGCTGACGTACGAGCTGTCGGGCAGCAGCGACAGCATGGAGTCCGTCAAGGAGCAGCTGGGCAAGGAGCTCGCCGAGAACCTCCAGAAGATCGCGCCGTACGGCGACTACCTGGACCGCGACGACGTGGAGGCCTACGACTACTACGTCGGCCTGCTCGAGAAGTACGAGGCGGACCCCTCCGTCATGACCGGGATGTTCGAGGAGCTCGGGCCGGAGGGCGTCGTCCAGCTGCCGATCATGCTCAAGGACTTCGCCGACCAGTACCAGCGGGACCTCGGCGGCAAGTCCGACGACGACCTGTTCTGGGACGAGGACACGCCCATGTCGGAGCACATCTCCGAGATGCAGCAGAAGTTCATCGAGTCCCTGGGCACCGGGTTCGGCAACTACACCAGGACGCCGGGCTTCGACGAGGACGAGTACGCGAACGGCATCGTGGACGCGGTCAAGAACCGCACGGGCGAGAGCTTCGGACTCTCCCAGGTGCTGCGCTACGGCGAGTACGACTCCGCCTTCCTGGTCAACGTGGGCGAGGGGCTGTACGAGTTCGAGAAGGAGGAGGGCGGCAGCGGCCCGATCTGGGGCAACCAGCTCAACAGCGAGGTCGCCAACTGGCAGATCGGCACCGACGGGGACACCAAGTACTACGACCCGTTCATCGGCCTGTTCGAGGCGATGGGCCGCAACCCCGAGGCGTCCCTCGACTTCCTGAACCCCGACAGCGGCGGCGACGACGCCCAGGAGCGCGCCAAGTACTTCATCGAGGAGCGGACGTGGCGCGCGGACGACTTCAACGCGCTCGGCCTCGCCCTGGACAGCGCGTCGACGGCCTTCCACAAGGCCGGTGACCCGAACGCGGAGCGCGCCGCGTGGGTGGCGTCGGCGACCATCAAGTTCCTCGGTGAGCGCGACGGCGACCCGGTCATCGGCGATGCCGGAAAGGACAGCCTCGGCCACATCCTGGCGACGTACGTCGCGGACATCGACGCCGCCGCGGCCGGCGCGGAGGGCGGCCTCGGGACGCACGACGCGCCGAGGAACTCACCGTGGCAGGCGACCTACCCGATCGGTGCCGACTTCGACTTCGACGCCCTGCGCAAGGTCATGGGCGAGGTCCTCACGGACACCGGGGCTGCCAGCCAGCTCGGTGCCGCGACGGCGGCCCTCAACGCCGACCGGCTCAACTGGGCGGCGGAGAACTGGGGCGGCGAGGGGACCGACACCGGCTACCTGCAGGCCGCCGTCAACAACGGCGCGACGCTGCAGGGCTTCATCCTCAAGACGATGGGCGCGGGCCTGTCCGACGAGGCGAAGGACGCCGACGAGCAGGCGCAGGCCTTCATCGACATGGCGTCCGACGTCGTCGGCCTCGTCCCCACCGGCGGCACCTTCGCGTCGTTCCTCTCCGACCAGGCCAAGGGCGCAGGGCAGGACTGGGTGTCCGACAAGTTCACGGGCAACGAGTCGCGCGTCGACGCCGAGCAGCACAAGGTCCGCGAGGTCGCCTGGACCGACCAGCAGATCGCGCTCGCGATCGCGCTGGCGGAGGCCGGGAAGCTGCCCGAGGGCTCGATGACGAACATCGACGGTGTCACGCACCAGTGGTTCGACAGCGGCACGTTCAGCGCCGACGACCTGGCGGACCCGTCGGTCCGGGACGCGTTCACCCTGTGGCTCACGGGCGGAAGCCTCGGCTCGACGCCGACGGCCCTCATCCCCGACCTCGCGGCGATGTTCGACCGCGGCGTGGAGCGGGCCGGATGA